The DNA sequence TTGGCACGGTCCTTCAGCAAGCCGATCACGGCCGCCAGATCAGGCGCACCGTCGAAGACCGCACCCTGCGCTTCCAGCAGCGGACGGACCAGGCCAGCCAGGCGGGCATTGTCAGCCAGCTTGATGTAGTGGTTGTTGAGCCAGTTCAGCTTTTCGGGGTTGAACTGCGCCGGAGCCTTGGTCAGGTGATCCAGGTCGAACCATTCGCAGAACTGCTGCATCGAGAAGATCTCGTCGTCGCCATGGCTCCAGCCCAGGCGCGCCAGATAGTTCAGCATGGCTTCAGGCAGATAGCCCTGGGCCGGATAATCCATCACGCTCACGGCGCCATGGCGCTTGGACAGCTTCTCGCCATCGGCACCCAAGATCATCGGCACGTGACCATACTCGGGCAGCGTGCCGCCCAGGGCCTTGAGGATATTGATCTGGCGCGGCGTATTATTCACATGGTCGTCGCCACGGATGACGTGGGTGATCTTCATGTCCCAGTCGTCCACCACCACGCAGAAGTTGTAGGTGGGGGTGCCGTCCGGACGGGCAATCACCAGGTCGTCCAGCTCACGGTTGGAAATGGTGATGGGGCCCTTGACCACGTCATTCCAGCTCACCTCGCCGTCCTGCGGATTCTTGAAACGCACCACCGGCTTGCGACCTTCCGGGATGGCCGGCAGGGTCTTGCCCGGCTCGGGACGCCAGGTGCCGTCGTAGCGCGGCTTCTCGCCGGCGGCACGCTGGCGTTCGCGCATGGCTTCCACTTCTTCCGGGGTGCAATAGCAGTAGTAGGCAGTGCCCTGCTCCAGCATCTGCGCAATCACTTCGCGATAGCGATCCATGCGCTTCATCTGGTAGAACGGACCTTCATCATGCTCCAGGCCCAGCCATTGCATCCCCTCGATGATGGCCTGCACCGCTGCCGGGGTAGAACGCTCGACGTCGGTATCTTCGATACGCAATACGAAGGTGCCGCCGAAGCGACGGGCATAGGCCCAGGAAAACAGCGCCGTGCGGGCGCCGCCCAGGTGCAGGTAGCCGGTGGGACTGGGAGCGAAACGGGTGCGAACTTGAGTGGCAGTCATGATAGCGAGTAAAAACCAGGCCGGCGCTGGGTTGCCAGGGCCGGCCATCGGTGGAGCAAAAGAATTCGGAAAGGCGTCATTTTAACGCCTTTGCAGCCAGGCACGCCATGCT is a window from the Herbaspirillum rubrisubalbicans genome containing:
- the gltX gene encoding glutamate--tRNA ligase, which gives rise to MTATQVRTRFAPSPTGYLHLGGARTALFSWAYARRFGGTFVLRIEDTDVERSTPAAVQAIIEGMQWLGLEHDEGPFYQMKRMDRYREVIAQMLEQGTAYYCYCTPEEVEAMRERQRAAGEKPRYDGTWRPEPGKTLPAIPEGRKPVVRFKNPQDGEVSWNDVVKGPITISNRELDDLVIARPDGTPTYNFCVVVDDWDMKITHVIRGDDHVNNTPRQINILKALGGTLPEYGHVPMILGADGEKLSKRHGAVSVMDYPAQGYLPEAMLNYLARLGWSHGDDEIFSMQQFCEWFDLDHLTKAPAQFNPEKLNWLNNHYIKLADNARLAGLVRPLLEAQGAVFDGAPDLAAVIGLLKDRANTVNEIAAAALMFYRQPAPDAALVAQHITDAIKPALADFAQRVATVEWTKEAIAPMIKEVLAAHGIKMPQLAMPLRLIVAGQLQTPAIDAVLQLFGREAVKARLAAYL